The genomic window gtatagtataatagtttttgtttgttactttttataattaatctcTTGCAGTAATAcgactaatattataactcaacaattaatcaaattacatAACAATTACAGTCACTTATATTGCTGAGCCTTATTGAAGTAACATATTCACATACTTgtagtaaaatatgaatttttaaaagatcaaataatgtatttagatattttttgaatatattttaaaaactaagatGTAGAATATACAAAATCTAAGCATAGTCTGGTTTGAGTGCGATTACTGTGATGCCTCTAAGATCGAGTATTGACGGTTCTAAAACGATTAAATatcatgataaaaacaaatttactcACTTTAAACTCTGCTTCTAATCTTTCTAGCTGTTTTGCACTATACGCTTGCCTTGGTTTTCGATCCAAACCGGGTTTTCTAGATCTTCGCCCCACTGTTTTTGGtgctgttaaataaaaatatatatatgtataacatttctATGTGTTATTAAGAGGACGCTATTCAAAAACATGTAGTATCcctttaatttctaatttgcaagtttttttgtagttgaaagttcataattttttttgtatttctatgtaaggttaaaaaatgtaacactAAGTTCtccataagtttttcttcaaataaccATAGAAAATACTTGagcgtcattataggaaaaaatgtcACGagagtttgaattttaaatttttattttcaatttacaaattgtaaatatatatcctAAGCTGACTAATCATTTCcgtttagaatcgtttttcgtatacctatcattgcattcaaatttaacacgcCTATCATAGTGACTTTCGCTGTATGTCAGAGGTCTACTCGATATCTAtactgtacagcagaacgtTACCACttgataaactttttttttatagttaaaagttaattttggaGAAAATCTACATAGGTACTTCTTACACTGGCAGCAGCGgccattagttattatattaattacagttTTTTACTAATGAAATTATTGCTTAAAAACGTCGTAAACATATATTCTACGTTTATTTATGAAGGTTGTAGATTTTTTCAGTTTCCattaattttctttcttttaaattgtattcctAGACAAATGTTCGAaccaaaatagttaaattatgacctaagatatttaaaaaacatgcaAAGTGACAATTATTAGTTTGTGAAGTCATAGAACAAAAAGTGAAAACAagaatattgaaaaagaaacataaataatgtacaagaAGTAATGAAagaattgcaaaaaaaattacttgtttatactttatttgggaattttcatacaatttttttctagctACTTATTTGCTAATTTTCAAGAGGTAATAAGTTTTTAACCATAAacagtaaaatcaataattttaactatacctTATTGACaatcataatacaattataatgacaGTCTTAAGTCATTGGAAGGAAGATATCCCTAGACGTATCGTAATTcatgtatgaataaaaaaatatttagacccCAATTTACATATGTACAAAATGTAGTCGAGCCGCAATTtacatatgtttaaaatataaccaggccgcaatttacataaaaattaaaattgggaTGCAATTTATAACGACCCGTGCGAATTGTAGAATTGTATAGGGTTTTATTAGTTCTTTTATTACATCCGGTGGATtcgttaaacaataattagggTCATGGCCCACGGGCACGAAATATGATTATTGGACGTTTAGGACTACCTACACTATGGCCATAGCTACAAAGCCGActctaaattaatatgaattggttattaggtaggtatttaatattataacaaaaagtcAGTGACAagacgcatattataatatataatactataacataGCAGGGATCCACTGCCTGATAATTTGGCTTATCAaggttcttttaaaaaaatcattcatcAACATAAACGAATATTACGAAAGTTacctaccaatataatatattttgatactatGAAACTTACGACGATTATGGAATTACCTATTTCTCCAAGGCccgaataatattgttcaccCGGTGTTCTTTTTAACCATCTTAGATATCGCaaagtaatttataggtaGCACGGGTACCCTGACTAGTATCCACTCTTGCAGCCGGCTAGTGAATTAAAAATCGAAACTTGTTTAGGAAAGTTTTTCCGCTATACACAATTGACTTCATCTCAGATGATACACCTTCATAGCCCGCCAACGCGTGTACACGTGCTGAGTTGATTCTAGTTTTTTGGGGCcctaaagaaaattatttcaccgtaccttttatttttaaacatataacattTGACCAAAACGTCCAATAATGtagttttaatatgtttatgatgtttttatgtttatttgtttggTAATAccccacataaaatatatattttctatttgctTAACGAGTTATAaagaagtataatttttaatagacattttattagggaataaatattttattaacatcttAGGTAATGGCATACCTAGTGCCAaacatgttaattattatttattaccaattttaattttttttttaatataatattattaatcagtgGCGGTTTATTGGAGGGGGCGATGGgggcgatttttttttattatgtattaatgtaacccgtatattaaaatttagattgtaattttagtaatttttattgaggGTTGACATTTTGACAATCGCCCTTCCCCTTTGAGGTTAGATCAAAACCGCCACTGTTATTAATCagtaaaagaaaagtaaaataaaaatgttaacgttAACCATATGTCATTTTATCAGACAcagcaaattaatttataagcaatctataatatgatttcaaaaatcttaaaagattattttaaattagttaacaaGGTATTTTACATCGATTACCAAATTCggaattgataattatttactataaaatattttcaaactgaATTTtcctgatttattttttaaatgggaAAAGAGTGCAGTGGCACAATCAATGTGAAtaattgcaaaatattattgttaatcaattttaaaataaattttttttattattattatttaaaatatacaatctgTAATTAGTACTTACAATAGGTAATTTtcatggttttatattttgtactaggCATGGTGGCGTCATAGAAGAGGGTGTCCAGTGATActacttcaaaataatatactttaaaatatttaaaaatttaaattaaggtattggtaataaacaaaatgttaaaaagaaattttcataatactattattatatagttgtatcacttttatattttcttacacatgtccaatatattttatcgtcttataaaatagatatttcgtctattttactttatgtgatatttttttaatattactatataggtaattttttattatttttcatgaatcATGATTTGTCCTTAAAATATGTGCTGGCTTGGACCACGGGCGCCCATTGAGGGGGACAAGATAGGGCACTTTCCCCCTCCCAGGCAAAGAGTATAATGAAcctgaagttaaaaaaaattggcatatttaaatcttaaatgtaaatgtgaaaataacattaaatctcTACTAtcttatatttgataatttttttattattacacatccTAAAATGTTACCTATGTGCGCCCATGACTTGATCCCTGTTGATCTAGCTAATAGAGCTGAGCTTatcctgtataatatgtgttcagTAGTATAAACTTACTGTTATCTCTCATAGTCTTATCTTCTCTCGAAGTACCAGAGtgttatcgtaataatatatttataattttgattaattgtaaatatagataggtagtacctacctaaaaaataaccgatatcatatttaacataaaaattaaatgtaaaaataatcattatattgaattatattatttatctatattacattaaatatatactataatttttgaaaattatatcaccataaattttaataacaatttttttcagttgattaatttaaaaaacctcATGTCAGTCAGTtggttaaaattgtatatcctacgcaaataaacattttatttctttaaatatgatatacaatCTATACTGAATTAGCACACTAAGTATAGTATATGTGAGTTTATTGGGTGatagaaaaagaaaagaaCATGAGATGCGTAGTTTAGAAGTGATCCACTCAAGAAGTGATCCTCAGCTTGTGgggaattaatattttggataCATCCGGACCATCCGATATTGGAGAGGTTGCGCACGAGGATGGATCCAATAGGAAAAGAAGTGACTGTGGTGGCCACTTTTCATTAGAGCTCACACTACACATACATACcaattttttcaaagaaatatttaatacaataatttaatcatgtaggtaattaaatacatttaaaaaataaaatatacattgtcatataaagtataactaCAGTTATGAGAAGTTCCCTCCTCTAAGACTGATAAAAATTTAGCTTCATTACAGAATGCAAGGATATTGATCTAAAGATAACTTCATTATGTTTACTGAGTATTCATAAAGAATTCtacacaaataacaatatatcgcTTTGCAAATAACATGACTATATTAAACAGCGTttagattttacaatttaataaattacttagattctgaacatatttaataaatttaataaatatttaagattatagTGGTAATTAAATGACTGGAGGAGAACTGTTCAGGACAGACCATGTAgtcaagattttattttttttcacatgattattaatatacaaaaccttttatttttaaaaattaaaaaaatgaaacgcCCTGATACGTTTCTAGTTCAAAATAAGGAAATATGGAAGACAGCAACAGTAGCAGTGAAGACCTTGCACggttataaaatcatataagaagaagatgaatttataactcatacagtatttaaaaatgtgtttgatgAATATTTGCGTTCAAATGAATACGTATGCAATCCGACTATCTATTTCATAATATGCAGTGACGTAAATTGGCTTCAATTTCTGATAGTgtagagaaatattttttctaacccATCATACtaactttgttttaaaatgccCATccgataaacattatattttaattttttttttaagttaaattaattaataagttttgaattattttagtagtatAAACTACTAAAATACGTCGACGttctcttttaaaatatattgcatcaaattcatcaattactaatagataatttatattatcattggaaaaatgttaaacaaattgtatCGTTGAAAtaggatttaaaatatagataggtTAGACTAGcacgaaaattaaattgtttatacacaaaacacttgtaatttgtaaaagaaatgtgaattttgaaaatagaaattataggtatacaaattgttatgattttttggCGGcgcaataatataagttagcACTACCACATTTTAAATGTGATGGTGCAATTGTTACATTTGCACTACCCAATTTACGCCactgataatatgtataggtacgtataccGTTTCGTATCATTGTATCAATATTGATCGTATCGATGTTCCCGTTAGCCTTTTAaattacgaataatattaatttcaattgtgTATAGCTGACGGATACGGatattagcataatattaggTGTATATAGCGGCGACGGCGTTACTTTTTATAACAGTTGTGGTTTATTGATACCTTAGTATAGTCTAAAGAGAAAacgatttaatagttttatacacgTCATAGTATAtcattactgttattattaacaacCCTCGTCGAGTGGTACCACCAAGGATGTGCAGGTCAACCAGAGTCGACCCGGTGccgtattaattatatgcaaaaaaatgataaattaaaaaattaaaaaaaaaaacaacaccaCAGAATGCAAATTACTATCGAATCAAGTTTGTGATGCAAATTTTCATTTGACTTTGGGTCAATGTCGATGACTCGTGCAACAATATAGCTGAGTGCGTACAATGTACGccgtttttacattttatcatataaatctatataatattatgtacttaataacgtaataacTTGTACGTTTATATCTACATACGATAATCCAACattaatacatcataattGTTGGTATTGTAAGGTGTCAGAAAGTGCATTACATTACCttgaagaattatttaaagaatctttaatattaatcattcacTCTCGAgtgttcaaataaataaatattttatactttactatacaaattgaatacctacatttataccagcgtatatgtatacagtatacacacacacaatcgTGTATCGCGTAATGTGTCacctctatattattattgtgacgtCAAAAGTTTCACAGAGAGCTTcaaacaaatttgaattaatatcaGCTGTTCGCACAGAAGAAAAATTACCGGTGCCggattattttgttaacatatttttgtctcaatttattttcatttttattttattgatcttACAGAAGGTATCAAAAGCaaggttattacttattactaggTATCCTTCGATtataattatgcatattacattaattttcaatgctttaaaataaactacgcataatattattaatattaattacatatatatatattatatcctttaTCAAATTTACTTTTTCCAAGAATTCGATTTTGTGTTgagtataacaatattgagATCTCTTTACTCAAAACAATTATCTTGTTTTTAACtatctatataagtataatactataataacaatgtctctaaaataaaatattaaatttatttagagtttatatattatttagtgacttttaaattttaatagtaatttgtatacaCCTAGCTAACATTTATTTGTAGTATTATCTACTATATGTATtgcaattacaaattacaaacatgAAAATTGGCTTTAAAACCCATAATTTAACTACGGAGGACTTAGAAAGTTATCATATATCACATTATTCCATAATTACATTTCTAATTTTGTCAATTCCATAAAGTCAGTAATTTTGTCTTtggatgaaaataaaaataaaaaatctactgaaaataatttaacttgcggtaaatatgaatttggtttttttctattttaaaataaagatatactttacagttcatttttatttaatgatagtttaaaaatgattgataaTGCCTTtgttaattaatcatattaatttttatatttaaatatatttaaaaaataatttaaatacatattcagATATTCTTCTcttttatattgcatataaaatctttaccctacttattaaaaaaaaatttcaataagatTAGTCTtggtatttgataaaaacaaatattatacttaactaccttagtaacaataatgaataaattatcattaataatatttttaattattgattaattttatacttttggtATTTTGGGACATTTGggtaaattttaaactgtatcCAAATGTACTATAGACTTTCAAATCTCTAATCCAGGCATGTCAAACACGCGGCCTTTAgctctttttttttgtggccCACGGCTATCAATATTAATggggtaaaaaaataaaaattaaattaacatcaagaaaattttgatacttaaaatgattcaaatttaaaaaacaaattcaatgaGGTGATGTacctgatttttaaaaatttgtgccAGTACGATATGtagaaacttttaaattcgcatgtaaaattatttctatgtttAGAAGTACTTATCAATGTGCGATTATGAGcaactattttcattaatgatcAGTAATTAATCACCCGTTAGATCCAGATTAACTGACACACATCTAAATTCAGTATTAAAAGTGActatgtgtaataaataatagtatttctcTCGAAATTGAAAAGTTGGTGGGAGAAAAGAGATGTCAAATATAGTCACTTaactcttaaataaataaattggtttgtttaaatattagtgcAAATTTTTTTGCAGgtagttgttttttaatattttttattttatttttgtaccgCTGTTTTCATAAGcgtaaagaataaaataaaaaatttttatatgaaatattttttttcgttaaatttttatgcacGGCCCTCATAGTAAACTATCCAATATATTTGGCCCACTTGATACTTTGAGTTTGACATGGCTGCtctaatctataaaaatattttttagttcaagAGCTCGAAATCAATGGAACggtgaagtatattataactaacgaTAGATGATGTACCGATATTAGAGCCATATGGGCAATATGTAAAAAGCTTACTATCCtttcaaatattgtaataagagTTACGATTATTTTCTCTTTAAAAATAGCCACCATCCCTCccttaaaaaaagttaacgcTCCCTTTGCCTGTTCTATCATATGATATAACACTTTATGTTCTGTTATACACCATCATTACTTGACAATTAACATTGATTCGATGAAGCGTGCGACTACGATTTGTAactaaataacgattttatagAGATAAACTTGCAAgaattgaatttttcaaaaaaaaaaaaaaaaaatgaataaataaaaatgtcagcTTTCGTAGTTTTATACAGATACTTACCCTGTAGACCAAATAAATGGGACGGTGGTGTCTTGTTTGCCACCGCTGCGGCAGCCGCGGCTGCAAACCACCCGCCATACAGCAGCGATGAATAAGGAAAGTTATGACCGTTAAGATCCGCAATGCTATCTGTGtgcaatcaaaatatattaataacatcttTTTTCcattaacattgttttttttttcaaagttcaACAGTTCAATACGACGTTTTACTAATTAGCAATTATATACCGAATTTACTAttgcttatattaatatattattaggtataaagtcattgcaaaaatataaaaaagagcAAGTtatagtcaatataatatactgttggTGTTTAAGGATGTATTGTAGAACCTTGTACCTACATTCTAACAACCGTTTATAACGCGATGCcgcgtatttaatttttatttattagattccACGTGATTTTAAAGcacaatgttattatactgaaaaatatgtatatcattgtAACATACGAcatattattctgtataataGATGATTAagctattttgaaacaaaacttttgaaaaaacataattttatacaagatCCTATCTCCTTAGACATTCTTAGATTAATCGTATTTGATATTCAgactttaatagtttattttcttatgattagagatgtattttttaataataacagattttgtaagaaatttcaagagttttaatttaatatttatgaaaattatgattttttttatagaactgCAGCATTATCAAAtgtcaaaaattcaaaaaattaatttagttttttgttttataaatttaatttttccgacaacaaaaaaataacaataaaaatacatcatatttaaACCATATATAGCAACTGACTAGTATttcatatcaaaaataattgaacaaaaaacttttaaaaaatatttaacgtcTAATACTGAAACGTTAattactactataatactaaaaatattaatctattttcaatttgttattttgaatttatacataaaaaatatattatttgaaactgGTTTTCATGGCAATTAGTACTtttgacttttaaattataatttatgtaacgagaacaatttataagaaatcatGCGAAATCTTGTTCATTGATAATCAAAATCTTCAAATTCTACGAATGATTTTAACTCCAAAAAGGCTGATGAACTAAATACTAAAACCCctgcatattttattggtacagtatagtaaaatactatacacTTAGGACCGTTCTTACAATGTCCGGTTAAGTTTCGGTTAACACTAACCGGTAGAATTCTATCGGTTAACTCATGATAAATTCTTTCAGTTAGCATTATCAAACGCTAACCGAACATTGTAAGAACGGCTTCTATAGTGTTTGTGAAAATCGcacactatttttaatttacagacTGGATGTATTATGGATGTCAAAAACTTTAagcaaatgtattaataagtttgataaaatcgttaaattttgttttatagtatGAAATTGTTAGTACtgcaaaaaatgaaaaaattacttatgtttgaaaataaaataattgttataacacataaaatacttattacaataaatacttaatagctAATGAAAgcaatttatctaaattttttttaatatatcaataatatgtttcaaatttaaaatacataaatttttaataattatctatagacTATAAGTGAgtgatttatagataaaagtaaaaaatgtacggttattttaattcaaaaatatcaattacttatattagaaataaataactaaaatgaacttaaattattatgtaatcaatttattgaaacaCAAATCAATTACTAattgataaatgtaaaatgaatttattacaaaacataccgaatatcgataatttttgttgcctaaaataaaatacctaaaaacattttaaattaatgaaataaacggcattttacgtaaattaaattacgttaaataaatattatagagtttAATATAAGGACATTTTTTCTTCtggttattgaaaaaatgataaaaatattaagtgttaAAAACACGAAATCTCAGACAACACTAgtgataaatatgaaaaacaagAGAAAACTTCAACACCAAAAGAATACAAAAATGGCTAGAAAATTAAGTTTCGCGTAAAAACTTTAGCATTCTAATAGTTGCGCTTGCAACCTTTGACTTGTAAGCCCTTCAAGGAAAAATGGGGTAAGATGATTATCGTATATAAGTCCAAgtcaattgattatattaaaatttttcaacacaatatatactatgtattactatatactatatgtaagATTGGTctcattgtattaatattgtttaatactaatgttaaaacattatgataacataaaaaaatttgaatatccttaattttttaagtaaaatttacaaaacattatcgttgtataagatataactattgtttcataataatgatcaatgtatattattataatttatagtaaatgtcGTAAGGATTACATTAATCATTAATGTGTAAtatcgtaatttattatttgttaactgTTGACCACATACGAGTAGAtagcattatataaattaatagaattagAGTTAAGACGAAAAATTCACTTTGTTGGACCTTAGTGGTCTATCTTACCTCGtttttaaaatggttattaCACGCTAGGTGTCTCATCATACCCCAGTCTTCCCTAAAGCCTAAATAACCATCACATCACTGACTTATAGTATCGTGAAATACTATcgcagaaataaataattacactcACCCACGCCGCGTAACGCCAAGTCGTTCCGGTGACGTTTGCCGATGTCCGATGTCTCTGGACAGGAGTCGATGGCCGTCGCGGCGGCACCGTCGCCACCGCTGAACCGACCCAGGATGCGGTCAATGGAGAATTTGTGATGGGCTAAAGCACCACGTGGTTCCGCAACATCGCTGCCACTGCCTGAAGACTCTGAGTGTCGAGACGGTGACTTAACGATTGCTGTGTCGTCGTAACCGGTCATCGCGGCAGCCGCTTCGTACGCCACTTGGTTATAAGCGCCGGGCGAGAGTTCACTTTCCGAGTCCGAAGACGTATCCATATCTCAAAAGCGGTAAAGTTTACTTGCTAAATAAATACGGtcaatgataaaatttgttttgcacATAGtggacatatttatattattcaagtatatCTTATAATTACGTGTCcattatatttagaaatttcagcataattgttattttattcattatatcacAGGATAAAAGTatgtcaatatataatataatattataatatacctacttgtaaCTGGTATTGtgcaaaaccatttttttatgttgtatataaaaatatcacattttCCAGTTTAACTTTAACCATTCAAATATAGATTCtttggatttattttattggtacaCAAAGCTTATTTTTaagagttttaattttagccTCAAGTTCactaattgatatattaaatagtttaaataaaatatttaaagagcaaaaatttaattctaatatcAACAAATTTCCTACAGCACTAATCAACTCTTACTTATCTCTTTTAGACACAATCAGgatcattaaaatgtaaacatataaatttattagggcttggtttataataaatgttgccTAGATTGATCTAATCTAATTCCTGTTACCCCGAGTGTGTAcgcttttatacttttatattcatCCCAGATCTCTAAAAAAGgcaaaaaacaaaagtatgtGAAACAGCAAATGTATATCCTACCGGACATTTACAAGTGGCATCTCTTGGACAAGTAGAAATTATGAtgtgc from Aphis gossypii isolate Hap1 chromosome 1, ASM2018417v2, whole genome shotgun sequence includes these protein-coding regions:
- the LOC114122881 gene encoding homeobox protein Hox-B7-like, with protein sequence MDTSSDSESELSPGAYNQVAYEAAAAMTGYDDTAIVKSPSRHSESSGSGSDVAEPRGALAHHKFSIDRILGRFSGGDGAAATAIDSCPETSDIGKRHRNDLALRGVDSIADLNGHNFPYSSLLYGGWFAAAAAAAVANKTPPSHLFGLQAPKTVGRRSRKPGLDRKPRQAYSAKQLERLEAEFKTDKYLSVSKRMELSKALNLTEVQIKTWFQNRRTKWKKQLASKLKIAHRHGYFQPVQHYASLFAPHCYFPAAAAAAAVTAASTANSPPSVTGGALQNFGCGPPPQQTTTSTGPAESLEHDEAAAAAAAVERHAAKTERQHHQHHHNHHHPMHHQQR